TATGGAAGGAGATAGTGACTTACCGGAAAGGAACCTACCGATTTAAAATGTGCAAAGCCATAGAGCTGCAATTTAAGATCAGATGCATTCATCAGCAGGAAAGCCGACATTAAAAGAATTTCTGTGATTAAAATAATATTTGCATCCGTCTTGGGCCAATGTTTCAATTCCACGCTATTTAAGCGAGCTACTTTAGCGATATTTCTCCGAATTAAAAAGATGATGCAGGAGAGCAGTACACCAAGGGCGAGCCATTCAAATGCACCAATCAGAAAATTATAAAAACTCCCTAGAAATGAAAAGATACGGTGTGTACCAAAAAGTCCGTCTATGACAATTTCCAACATTTCAATGTTGATGATGACAAATCCGAGGTACACAAATAAATGTAATACTGCGGGGAAAATTCGCTTGAACATTTTCTTTTGTCCAAAGGCGACGAGGAGCATCATTTTCCAACGCTCTGGTGATCTGTCCGAACGATCTGCCGGTCTACCCAGCTTGATATTACGATAAATCTGTTGTGCATTTTTGCTAAAAAGGAACAATGCTACAGCGAAACAAACCGCAAATATTAGTTGACCTATCATATGCTTGGATCTTGGTTATAAACAAATATACTATATTATTTTGTTATGCTAACATAGTAAAAATAAATCAGAAATGAAGACCTAAAGATGATAATTTATTGGAAATTTTTACTTGTAAAAGATAGGCTGTAATGAAAACGTCCAAGAAGGAATTCTTTCTTCTTGGACGTTTACCTAATTATAATAGAATAGTCTATAGCTGAACATCGGAGAATGTCTGTTCTAATATTTTACGAATGGTTTTCTGAATCCGTTCTTTTCCTGCTTCGGTATTGACATCGATACCGCAAAAGGTACTGCCCGTAGATTTTGCCTGAAGGCTTAGATAGTAGATTGAACTGACTAAGATCGCCAATGTTGCTCTCAGGTCGTTTTCGGAGTTTTCGAATTTTGAATCGACGTGTTTAAATAGTTCCTCGCCAAACATTTCCCGTCTGTCGGCGATATTTTTAAGCGCTTTGGTTTTTTCGCCCAGGCCCCAGTGAATGACTTTTTGCTTCGTTTTATCCTTCAAAAAGGTGTCGAATTGAGATTTAAGCAATTCTTCTATCAAGGAAACGCTGATGGTGCTTGGGTTTGTGACCATTTGCTCTAAGACTCCTTTGTCTCCGATTTGCCAAAAATCTTTTTGTGTCAGGTAAGCTTCCACCAGTTGATCGAGACCGCCAAAATAGTTCCATATTAATGCTTTGTTCAGTCCACATTCCAAAGCAATATTAGGCCCATTCAATGCATGGTATCCTTTCTTTTGAATGACCTTTCCAACAGCGGCGATCATGCGAGCTTTGGTGCGCTCCTTGTCTCGAATAGGACCGGAAGTTACCTTTCTTTCTTTTTTAGGATTATCCTCAATTACTTTCTTTTTCATGCGAATAAAATCATTTTAACGACGAAGCTTTCCTGAGTACCTCATATTCGTTAGTTAATGAACAAATTTGAGCCCATGAAGTTTTCATTAGGGTAGATATGTTTGTTTTCCGAACCAATATCTACAATTTAGCTGGTAAATGCAAGAAAACCAAGCAGCAGATTTTTATTTACACTATAATTTGACTGAACCGATAAGCTTTTTAGTTTATCTTATTCTTTTGGCTATAGAACTGACGAATATTTACTGCTGTCGGCGGTAAACGCCGATTGTGATTTACTTGTTATTTGGGAAAATGGATAGGTAATAAAAAAGGGATTATCTCTAAAGATAATCCCTTTTTTATTGCCTTGTATTGCTGGCTTATTTTCTTGCTGGAGCAGCAGGAGCAGCTGTAGCTGAAATTCCTAATTTTGTTTTAACAGCAGCAGTTAAATCCTCTCCACCTTGGAAATAAGGAATATTTGTGCTTGAAATATCAAATACATATGCCATTCCCTTTTCTTTTGAAACAGCGCTTACAGCATCACCAACTTTTCTATGAATAGGTGCAATTAGCTCTTCTTCTTTTTTACCTAATTCATCTTGAGCAGCTTGTTGTGCTGTTTGGATACGCGCTTGGATATCTTGTAATTCTTGACCTATTTTGTTGATTTCTGGATCAACAGTTTCTTTGTTTGCTTCACTTCTGTTACGCAATTTATCGTTCGCATCTTTTTGTTTTGTTTGATAAATAGCCACCATATCTTGAATTTCTTTGGTTTTGCCGTCGCTTAATGTTTTCAATTGACCTTCGGCTGCTTTAAATTCCGAAGTGGACTGAATAATTTCAGCAAAATTGATATGACCAATCTTTTGTTGCGCATTTGCGAATTGAGTTGAGAAAAATACTGCCACTAAAGCAACCGCACCTTTTAATAAATTTTTCATGCTTTTCATTTTAATCTAATGAGCCATCTTTATGGCAATCTTTTAGTTTTCTAATTAATTACTACTATTGTTATTTGTGTTCACAATGATAATAAACTCCCGCTTAGTTTGCAAGACTCGGATTGGGTTTATATCCTAATTTTGTAATGACATCATTACTTTTATTCAATTTTGGATTGGCATAAAGAAAAGTCGACTCATTGCCCTTGTCCATAATAAAATCAATTCCCTGCGCAGAAGCAACGTCTTGGATAGCTTTTGCTACACGATCTTGAATAGGCTTCATTAATTGAGTACGTCTTTTAAAGAGGTCGCCTTCAAATCCAAACTTTTGTTTTTGATAGTCTTTTACTTCTTTTTCTCTTGTCACGATTTCATCTTCCCGACGACGGCGCATATCTTCATTTAATAAAACCTGATCCTTTTGATAAGCCTGATATAGTTTCTCAATCTCAGCATATTTCTGATCCACTTCTTCCTGCCATTGCTTCGATAAATCATCCAGCTGTTTCTGTGCAGTCGTATATTCAGGAATATGTTTTAGGATATATTCTGAATCAGCATATGCGAGTTGTTGGGCAAATGTCGCTGTAGCACTAACGACTACAAAAGCTATAACTAACAATATTTTTTTCATATTTCCTGTAAGTTTTTATAGACTATACTTTTTATTATTTAACACTAATTTACCTTATGACATGATATAAACCCAAAAGTTTAATCTGGTAAAACCGCTTTAAGTAAATTTACGGCTCAAAAATAAGAAAAAAGAAGCAATCTACTAGATATTTCTCGGGTTTAACACTATTTAACTTGTTGTCGAATCCCTTTATAAGGCTTCCCTGAGCATGTCTATGGCTGTCTTTTTCGGTGGTCATAACAGCGCTCAATATAAGAAAATTTAGAAGATTTTGCTGTAGATTTTATCTGATAGGATATATAAAATCGGATAGCCTATGAAAGCCTAAATTGTTTTAAAATAAAAAAAGCTATCTGCAATTGTATGCGATAGCTTTTTTATGAATTTATACCCATGGACTGGGATCAAGAGCGGTTAGAATCCACCCATATTTTGCATAATACTAAACGTAAAGTTTTGTTTCCATGTACTGCTTGGTAAACCCGGGATAGGGTCAAATGCATGACCGTAATCTATTCCTAGCATACCAAAAATTGGTAAGAAGATACGGGCACCAACACCTGCAGAACGACGTACTTTAAATGGATTGTATTCAGTGAACTTGTTCCAGGTATTGGCCGCTTCAGCAAAAGCTAATACGTAAACTGTTGCCTGATCATTTAACATAACCGGGTGACGCAATTCCATTTGATATTTCGTATAGATCGGACTACCTGAATTTCGTGCCACATTCACATTTTGTGTTCCTTCAGGAATGATTACACCATTTGCATAACCACGTAATGCAACAATCTCAGATCCCTGTAGGTAATCAAACCCTTGCATACCATCCCCACCGACTTTGAAACGCTCAAAAGTCGATATTTCAGTTTTGTTGGAGTATTTACCCAAGAAACCAAATTGAGCTTGAGCTTTGAAAACAAGTTTACCAACGATTTTTGCATACCATTGTGAGTCAAATTTCCATTTGTGATACTCTGTCCAACGGTAGCGTTCTTGCGGTGAACCATTTTTATAATCAATGTTGTTGAACAATGAATATGGAGGCGTCAATTGCACCGAGAACTTGATGTTTGAACCTGAAGTAGGATAGATCGGCGCATCGATCGAATTACGGCTAAACTCTTGCGTCAAGTTGATGTTATAGGCCGTACCATTATCAAATAGGAAGTAATTTCCATAGTTCTGAAGCTTATAACGTTGGAATGACAAGGATGTATTCGCCTGGAACCAGTTATCTGGCCATTGTAAGCGTTTACCTAAAGTTGCGGTAATACCCGTCATCCAAATACGGTTCAACTCGGAATCCTTAACAATTTGCTCGCCTGTATAGTAGTTAAAGCCACCATACGATGAACTCGAAGTATAGGCACTCAAACCAAAATAAATTGGTTTTTTACCACCCAGCCAAGGCTCGGAGAAGGAGAAGCTATACGATTGATACCGTTTACCCGAAGTTTGACCACGCACACTCAACTTCTGTCCATCTCCACGTGGTAGTGGTTTCCAGGAACTTTTGTCAAAGAAATTGCTGGTGGAGAAGTTGTTGAATGTTAAACCTAAGGTACCGATAATCTGACCTGCACCATAACCACCCGAAAGCTCTACCTGATCCGAAGGTTTTTCAGTAACATTATAAACAATGTCTACTGTACCATCCGCATAATTTAAATTTGTCGGTACGGGGTTTGTTTTTTGTTCATCAAAATTTCCCAGCTGCGCAATTTCACGCACACTGCGCATAATTTGTTCTTTTGAGAATTTTTGACCTGGTTTTGTATAAATAGAACGCAATACAACACGGTCGTTGGTTACGTCATTACCTTTAACAATAACGTTATTGATGGTATATTGAGCACCTTCATATACACGTAAATTCAAATCGATGGTATCGTTGTAAATACGTGTTTGCTCAGGGTCTACCGAAAACGTAAGATAACCATCGTTCATATAGATTGAAGAGATGTCATCACTGTTTTTTGTAGGACCCATCAATTTTGCCGTTAATTTTTCTTCCGAAAAGACATCACCACGTTTGATACCTAAAATTTTATTCAGTAAAGTATCCGAATATTTGGCATTACCTGTCCAAACAATATTACCTACATAATATTTAGGACCTTCATAGATGTCAAAATTAACCAGCACATTTTTTTCACCATCGCGAATAACGGTATCTTTCAAGATCGTGGCATCACGATATCCTTTGGCGGCCATTTTCTTGATTAGGTTTTCTTTACCTTCTTTGTATTTTTCTTCCTTGAATTTTCCAGGACCGAAAATACGGTACCACATTTTTTGCTTGATGGGCTTGGCCATTTTTCTCAGTTCTTGTTGAGAAAAATGTTCATTCCCTGTAAACGTCATTTTTTTGACTCTTACCTTATGTTTTTTATCTACATCGGCAATAAGTATTTCATTATTGGCCTGTGCCGAATCTTTCACTGTTTTTAGTGTGATCTCCGGATATAAAAAAGCTTTTTCTTTTAAGAACCGTTGAATCGTAGCACGTGTGGTGTTCATCAAGTTTTCGTTGACAATTTTACCGGTGTTGCTATTTAAACGTTTGCGAACTTCTTCGGTCTGACTTTTACTTAGACCATTAATATCAATACGCGTTAAACGAGGACGTTCTACTACACGGATGGTCAAAAATATATTTTCACCTTCAATTTTATCTGCCCATAATTCGACATCATCAAAGAGGCCTTGAGCCATCATATCCTTTACTACTTTTGCAGTTGCCTCACTTGGAACTTCCAAATATTGACCTACTGACAATTTAGATATTGTAATTAATACATTTTTATCCAAAAATTGTGTTCCAGTTATATCAATAGCGCTAATTACATAGTTTTTAGGATTGAGATAGCTGATTTTTTCTGGGTCATTTAAATTGAACGCACCTTTGTCCTGTCCGTAGACAAGCTGCATTGATGAGAGGCCAAAAAATAGTATTACGGGTAGTATACGCTTCATTTATCTATAATTATTGGCGCTAAAGTACACCAATCGTTTGTTAATTTTTGTTAATTAAGAAAATTTAACCAGCTTGCTTTTATTCAAATCAGTGGTCAAATTTAATAAAATCTTTATAACTGTTCACTTGTTTTTCCAAACCTTCTTTCGCGTTGCTGGTAATCGACGATGGATTTAAATAAATCTTCTTTCGTAAACTCAGGCCACATCTTATCAAGGAAGCATAATTCTGAATAGGCAATTTGCCAGAGTAGGAAGTTGCTTATTCTCAATTCCCCGCTAGTACGTATCAGAAGATCAGGATCGGGTAGGTTTTGTGTATAGAGGTTTGCAGCGAATAACTCATCGTTGATTTCTTCCGCATGGAGTTTTCCGTCTTTTACTTGTTGGGCTAGATTCCGGGCGGCATCTACAATTTCTTGTCGGGAACTGTAACTCAACGCTAATGTCAATGTACAGTGTGTATTTTCTTTCGTTGCTTCTATGGTTTCCTGTAGCTTCTTTTGTGCATTTGAAGGTAGTTTGGTGATATCACCAATGACATTCAAACGGACGCCATTCTCCTGAAAAGTTTTGATTTCTTTTTTAAGGGAAGTAACCAATAGCTCCATGAGTGCCATTACCTCGAGCTTCGGCCTATTCCAGTTTTCTGCAGAAAATGCATAAAGTGTCAGAAATTTAATATTTGCTTTTACACATCCTTCTAATGCTTCTCGTACCGCTTTTACACCGTTTTGATGCCCAAATACACGAAGTTTTCCTTTCTGTTTTGCCCAACGGCCATTGCCATCCATGATGATGGCTATATGCTGTGGCAATTTAATACTATCTATCTGATCTAAAAAACTCATTTTTGCTGTTTTCAATAAAATGAACACCTTAGGCATCAATGCTATTTTGGCGTTTTAAAACCTACTTTTGGTTTCCTGTATTGCTATCAATGATTATTGTTTGTTTAACGTACTTTTCATTGATTAATTATCGCACTTGGATTTCTATTTTGGATGTTCTTATTCCGTCTTTCTTTATTTCTTCCAAATATCGATTTTTAATTGGAAATTTAGAAGGACAATATGTAGAAAGATTGTTTTGTGTGTTTCTCTTCATACCAAGCGAGCTTGTGCGAAGCGAATCGATAGCCTAATAATTTCTGACATCGATGCCCCAAAGTAATTTTTCACGCAGTGTGCTGAAAAAGCTTTCATGGGGGAGTCTAATGAGATTAATAGTAAACGGAGCCTGTTTAATGGTTAATTTTACCGATGTATCAATGGACTCGTTTTTGGAATCACAGCTTAGGATGTATTGATTGCTACGACTCTCTATTTCCAATTCAAGGGTAAACTGATTCGAGATGACAATGGGTCTTACATTGAGGTTATGCGGAGAGATGGGGGTAATGACAAAATTGCCACTTTCCGGCATAATAATAGGTCCGCCGCAACTCAACGAATAGGCTGTGGATCCGGTAGGTGTAGCGATAATTAGTCCATCTGCCCAGTATGAATTCAGGAGTTCGCCATTGATGCGTGCATTGACCGTAATCATGGCCGAGCTGTCGTAACGAAAAACGGTAATGTCATTGAGCGCGTAATGATTGCCTTCAAACAAATTTAACTGTTCAGATTCTACGGAAAGCAGCACGCGTTTCTGTATCGTAAAACGCTGGTTCAGTATATCGTCGATGGCATCCTCAAAATCATTTTTATTGATGGAAGCTAAAAAGCCGAGGCGTCCAAAGTTTATTCCTGCAATTGGAATTCCGGAATCTTTAATCAGGGAAACAGCAGATAACATGGTTCCATCTCCGCCCAAACTCAACATGATGTCAATATGATCTTTGATTTCTTGATAGGAATCGTATGTTGAGAAGTTAAAGGCGCATTCAAATTGTGATTGCAGAAACTCATGAAATGGATTATATACCCAGATCTCCATATTTTTATCGACAAGATATTCAAATAAGTGTTTCACATGTGGTATAACAGAGGGCTGAAACTCTCTTCCATATATTGCGATTCTCATATTGTTTTCAATTTATGGGGCAAAGATGAGAAAAAACTAATCCTAATCAAATGTTAATATAATTCATAAGCTGCTGATAACGGTCGGCAGTGTCGTCAAATGCAGCTATGGTATTATGGGTTTCAAGAATTAAATAGTTGTGTCTTAGGAATGAATTCAGTAAGGCGTTGATGTTTGACTTGTCGACTTTAAGGGTAACTTCAATATTGTCACTTTCCAAATTTATTTTGGTTGCGCAATTGAGGATTCTGCAATTGTCACTTTCAACTAGATGAGCAATCTGTGAAAGTGAAAAATCGTGTAGGCCAGTTGCCAACACGATAATAGCTCCAGATTCGTTTTGTGATTGAATTGAACTTATTGCCTTTAATATATCCAATTGCGTTGACACACCAATATATTTGTTGTCTTGATCTAAAATAGGAATGATTGTGCTATTATATACCGTTATCATCACCAGGGCATCATAGGGGTGTTGATTGAACTTCAGCTGTATAGGGGCCGTATTTATTTTTATGGAAGAAAGGGGAGCATCTTCATCTTCCGCATCCAATAAGATGGTTTCATTAACCAGGCCAATATAGTCGTCACCATTTAAAACGACTAATTCTTTACAAAGCATATCTTGCAGCTTCTCTAGCGCCTGTTGTATTGAATCAGCATTTTGAATACTGAAATCAGCATTTGAAAGAAATTGACTTATTAGCATACTCAAACTTAATAAAAAAACTAGGTGAAAAGAAATTTTACAGGATCAGATTTATGCTTAATTCGTTGATTGCTTGTTATACCCAAAATAGGGCGCACCGAGAAAGACTACATTATTGCAAATAAGTGCAATTTTAAACTTTAAAATTGTACTTTTATTACCATTCTGTTATTATTTTTGTCAACGAATTGGAATAGGCCTAAAAACTGGGCTTAAACGGAGGTGAAGTATTTTTAATTGGAACAGTAAGATTGATGATCACAAGCGAGAGTAAAAAGTTTATTGATATACGTGAAGTTATTCACAAAAAAAATGCGGGCCTTGCTAAATGGATTCCGTCTTTTTTACTTAATTATTTAAAAAGGACAATTCATGAAGATGAGATAAATGATATCATGACGCGCTTTGCAGATCTTCAGGGCCTGGATTTTGTTGATGCATTGATCAACGATTTGGATGTCAAGGTCAATTTGTATGGGGCAGAAAATATTCCAGTATCGGATCCGGTTATTTTCGCGTCCAATCATCCTTTGGGCGGATTGGATGGTATTGCATTTATGCACGCTATAGGTAAATATAGACGCGATGTGAAGTTTTTAGTTAATGATATTCTTCTAAATATAGGTAATTTGCGGCCTTTGTTTGTCGGTGTAAATAAGTTGGGGGGGCAAGGGAAACAGGCCATTTCTGCGATTGAGGAGGCTTATGGTGCAGATGATGCGCTATTGGTATTCCCTGCAGGTTTGGTTTCCAGAAAACAGAACGATGGTCGTATAGAAGATCTCGAATGGAAAAAAAGTTTTATTAGCAAAGCAAAAAAATATAAAAAAGATGTCATTCCGGTGTTGATTGACGGTAAAAACTCTAAGTTTTTTTATAATTTTGCAAGGCTTAGACAGAAATTGGGTCTCAAGGTAAACATTGAAATGTTATATTTACCTGATGAAATGTTTGCTCAACGCGGACATACCGTCAATATTATAGTAGGAGAAAGAATCCCTTATACAGCGTTTGATCAATCAAAAAACGAAAAAACTTGGGCTGAGGAAGTGAAAAGAAGGGTTTATGGATTGGCTCAAGAAAAATAGAATTTATGCAAGAAATTATACCTCCAGTTGATAGAGAATTATTGAAGACCGAATTGAATAAAGAAGTCTTCTTACGATATACCAACAATGGAAATAACGAGATATACTTAATCAACTATCATAATTCGCCAAATGTCATGCGTGAAATTGGGCGTTTGCGGGAGTTGACTTTTCGTGGCGCAGGGGGAGGTACAGGACTTTCAATTGATATCGATGAAAATGATACATGCGAAGATTGTTACGATCAGTTGATCGCATGGAATCCCGAAGATGAAGAGGTGGTTGCCGGTTATAGGGTAATCAAATGTGCTGAGGCTGGTGAAGTAAATGGTATACCCAATTTATCAACAGCACATTATTTTCAGTTTTCCGAATTATTTACGAATGAATATCTACCTTACACCATAGAGTTGGGACGGTCGTTTGTACAACCTAAGTACCAACCAGCCATCGACAATAGAAAAGGAATTTTTTCATTGGACAATCTTTGGGACGGTTTAGGAGCTTTGGTGATGCTTAACCCTGAAATTAAATACCTCTTTGGTAAAGTGACCATGTATCCACATTATAATAAAGATGCACGGGATATGTTGCTTTATTTTATGGACTATTATTTTCCTGATCACGACAAATTGGTTCTTCCTCTTCCGGAATTGGAAATCAAAAATGATTACGATCGATTTGTCGGCGTATTTGATGGGCTGGATTATAAAGAAGGATATAAGGTGTTAAATAGCCACGTGAGAGCATTGGGAGAGAATATTCCGCCGCTGATCAATACCTATATGAACCTTTCGCCTACGATGAAATCATTTGGTACTGCACGTAATGATGAGTTTGGTACGGTAGAGGAAAAAGGTATACTGATTGTAATTGATGATGTATATCCTGTGAAAAAGGAACGTCACATGAATACATTTGATCGGGATCGTGAATACGGTCATAGAAAACCCAAGCGTGGATAACAAAATAAAAGGGGATTCAATTTTTGAATCCCCTTTTATTTTGTTCGTGCAGCGCGACCTTGATTAGGCCGGTTTTATACAGATATACAGTGCAAAGGCTAAAATGGCGCCCAAGATCGGTCCTAGGATTGGAATCCAGGCATAAGACCAGTCGGAGCTACCTTTTCCTTTGATTGGCCAAAGCGCATGAAATAAGCGCGGGCCAAAATCCCGGGCAGGATTGATGGCATATCCCGTAGTCCCACCGAGTGAGAGACCGATGGCCCACACCAGAAATGCAACGGGTATCGCACCAAGGGAGCCCATGCCAATGGGAGCTGTTTTTCCATCGATGGTAACATCTTGACCTGTTATGAAGAAAATTACAAAAATCAACACAAAGGTTCCGATAATTTCACTTGCCAGATTTGTTGATGTATTTCGGATGTTGGGTATAGTGGCGAAAACACCAAGTTTGGTCGTTGGGTCTGCTGTTGCATCGAAATGGTCTTTGTGCATGATGTAGGTTAACATTGCACCGCAGAAACCACCGGCGATCTGTGCGAGAATATAGCCGGGTACTTCCATCCAAGGGAGGCCATGATTGAGGGCGACGGCAATGGTTACCGCAGGATTGAGGTGGGCTCCGGTGTAGGGGCCGGCAAATACAACTCCTACATAGACTGCAAGTGCCCATGCGGTGGTGATTACAATCCATCCTCCATTTTCTCCCTTTGTTCCTTTTAAGATAACGTTGGCCACAACCCCATTGCCTAAAAGAAGGAGAAGGGTTGTGCCGATAAATTCTGCTAAATAATGGTTCATGCTTGTTGGTTAGTTTTCGGTCCAGTACTGTAATGCTTTGACTCCCTTGGTCCAGAGTTTAATGATCTTTTTTGTTTGCTCTTCTTGCTCTGCTTCAGGTTCAAATATACGATCCTGTGCCCAAAACTTTGATATCTCGTCTTCATTTTTCCAGAATCCCACAGCCAATCCTGCGAGGTATGCTGCCCCCAAAGCTGTAGTTTCGGTAATTTTGGGGCGTACAACTTTGCTGTTTAGTACATTGGCCTGAATCTGCATGAGTAGATTATTTGCTGTTGCACCGCCGTCTACACGCAATTCTTTGATCGGTATGCCACTATCGGCTTCCATGGCTTGCAGCACATCGCGTGTCTGCAGGGAAATTGCCTCTAAGGAGGCGCGTGCAATGTGGCCATTGGTTGTTGCACGCGTAAGGCCAAATAGTGTGCCTTGTGCACGAGCGTTCCAGTATGGAGCCCCCAGTCCGGCAAATGTAGGGATAAATGTGACACCGCCATTATCTTTTTCTGTCAGC
The Sphingobacterium multivorum genome window above contains:
- a CDS encoding TetR/AcrR family transcriptional regulator — protein: MKKKVIEDNPKKERKVTSGPIRDKERTKARMIAAVGKVIQKKGYHALNGPNIALECGLNKALIWNYFGGLDQLVEAYLTQKDFWQIGDKGVLEQMVTNPSTISVSLIEELLKSQFDTFLKDKTKQKVIHWGLGEKTKALKNIADRREMFGEELFKHVDSKFENSENDLRATLAILVSSIYYLSLQAKSTGSTFCGIDVNTEAGKERIQKTIRKILEQTFSDVQL
- a CDS encoding isoprenyl transferase, with translation MSFLDQIDSIKLPQHIAIIMDGNGRWAKQKGKLRVFGHQNGVKAVREALEGCVKANIKFLTLYAFSAENWNRPKLEVMALMELLVTSLKKEIKTFQENGVRLNVIGDITKLPSNAQKKLQETIEATKENTHCTLTLALSYSSRQEIVDAARNLAQQVKDGKLHAEEINDELFAANLYTQNLPDPDLLIRTSGELRISNFLLWQIAYSELCFLDKMWPEFTKEDLFKSIVDYQQRERRFGKTSEQL
- a CDS encoding GNAT family N-acetyltransferase — translated: MQEIIPPVDRELLKTELNKEVFLRYTNNGNNEIYLINYHNSPNVMREIGRLRELTFRGAGGGTGLSIDIDENDTCEDCYDQLIAWNPEDEEVVAGYRVIKCAEAGEVNGIPNLSTAHYFQFSELFTNEYLPYTIELGRSFVQPKYQPAIDNRKGIFSLDNLWDGLGALVMLNPEIKYLFGKVTMYPHYNKDARDMLLYFMDYYFPDHDKLVLPLPELEIKNDYDRFVGVFDGLDYKEGYKVLNSHVRALGENIPPLINTYMNLSPTMKSFGTARNDEFGTVEEKGILIVIDDVYPVKKERHMNTFDRDREYGHRKPKRG
- a CDS encoding OmpH family outer membrane protein, with product MKKILLVIAFVVVSATATFAQQLAYADSEYILKHIPEYTTAQKQLDDLSKQWQEEVDQKYAEIEKLYQAYQKDQVLLNEDMRRRREDEIVTREKEVKDYQKQKFGFEGDLFKRRTQLMKPIQDRVAKAIQDVASAQGIDFIMDKGNESTFLYANPKLNKSNDVITKLGYKPNPSLAN
- the bamA gene encoding outer membrane protein assembly factor BamA, coding for MKRILPVILFFGLSSMQLVYGQDKGAFNLNDPEKISYLNPKNYVISAIDITGTQFLDKNVLITISKLSVGQYLEVPSEATAKVVKDMMAQGLFDDVELWADKIEGENIFLTIRVVERPRLTRIDINGLSKSQTEEVRKRLNSNTGKIVNENLMNTTRATIQRFLKEKAFLYPEITLKTVKDSAQANNEILIADVDKKHKVRVKKMTFTGNEHFSQQELRKMAKPIKQKMWYRIFGPGKFKEEKYKEGKENLIKKMAAKGYRDATILKDTVIRDGEKNVLVNFDIYEGPKYYVGNIVWTGNAKYSDTLLNKILGIKRGDVFSEEKLTAKLMGPTKNSDDISSIYMNDGYLTFSVDPEQTRIYNDTIDLNLRVYEGAQYTINNVIVKGNDVTNDRVVLRSIYTKPGQKFSKEQIMRSVREIAQLGNFDEQKTNPVPTNLNYADGTVDIVYNVTEKPSDQVELSGGYGAGQIIGTLGLTFNNFSTSNFFDKSSWKPLPRGDGQKLSVRGQTSGKRYQSYSFSFSEPWLGGKKPIYFGLSAYTSSSSYGGFNYYTGEQIVKDSELNRIWMTGITATLGKRLQWPDNWFQANTSLSFQRYKLQNYGNYFLFDNGTAYNINLTQEFSRNSIDAPIYPTSGSNIKFSVQLTPPYSLFNNIDYKNGSPQERYRWTEYHKWKFDSQWYAKIVGKLVFKAQAQFGFLGKYSNKTEISTFERFKVGGDGMQGFDYLQGSEIVALRGYANGVIIPEGTQNVNVARNSGSPIYTKYQMELRHPVMLNDQATVYVLAFAEAANTWNKFTEYNPFKVRRSAGVGARIFLPIFGMLGIDYGHAFDPIPGLPSSTWKQNFTFSIMQNMGGF
- a CDS encoding NAD kinase; amino-acid sequence: MRIAIYGREFQPSVIPHVKHLFEYLVDKNMEIWVYNPFHEFLQSQFECAFNFSTYDSYQEIKDHIDIMLSLGGDGTMLSAVSLIKDSGIPIAGINFGRLGFLASINKNDFEDAIDDILNQRFTIQKRVLLSVESEQLNLFEGNHYALNDITVFRYDSSAMITVNARINGELLNSYWADGLIIATPTGSTAYSLSCGGPIIMPESGNFVITPISPHNLNVRPIVISNQFTLELEIESRSNQYILSCDSKNESIDTSVKLTIKQAPFTINLIRLPHESFFSTLREKLLWGIDVRNY
- a CDS encoding MIP/aquaporin family protein, whose protein sequence is MNHYLAEFIGTTLLLLLGNGVVANVILKGTKGENGGWIVITTAWALAVYVGVVFAGPYTGAHLNPAVTIAVALNHGLPWMEVPGYILAQIAGGFCGAMLTYIMHKDHFDATADPTTKLGVFATIPNIRNTSTNLASEIIGTFVLIFVIFFITGQDVTIDGKTAPIGMGSLGAIPVAFLVWAIGLSLGGTTGYAINPARDFGPRLFHALWPIKGKGSSDWSYAWIPILGPILGAILAFALYICIKPA
- a CDS encoding OmpH family outer membrane protein, coding for MKNLLKGAVALVAVFFSTQFANAQQKIGHINFAEIIQSTSEFKAAEGQLKTLSDGKTKEIQDMVAIYQTKQKDANDKLRNRSEANKETVDPEINKIGQELQDIQARIQTAQQAAQDELGKKEEELIAPIHRKVGDAVSAVSKEKGMAYVFDISSTNIPYFQGGEDLTAAVKTKLGISATAAPAAPARK
- a CDS encoding CBS domain-containing protein, with product MLISQFLSNADFSIQNADSIQQALEKLQDMLCKELVVLNGDDYIGLVNETILLDAEDEDAPLSSIKINTAPIQLKFNQHPYDALVMITVYNSTIIPILDQDNKYIGVSTQLDILKAISSIQSQNESGAIIVLATGLHDFSLSQIAHLVESDNCRILNCATKINLESDNIEVTLKVDKSNINALLNSFLRHNYLILETHNTIAAFDDTADRYQQLMNYINI
- a CDS encoding 1-acyl-sn-glycerol-3-phosphate acyltransferase encodes the protein MITSESKKFIDIREVIHKKNAGLAKWIPSFLLNYLKRTIHEDEINDIMTRFADLQGLDFVDALINDLDVKVNLYGAENIPVSDPVIFASNHPLGGLDGIAFMHAIGKYRRDVKFLVNDILLNIGNLRPLFVGVNKLGGQGKQAISAIEEAYGADDALLVFPAGLVSRKQNDGRIEDLEWKKSFISKAKKYKKDVIPVLIDGKNSKFFYNFARLRQKLGLKVNIEMLYLPDEMFAQRGHTVNIIVGERIPYTAFDQSKNEKTWAEEVKRRVYGLAQEK